AAAAATCCAAATTTTTTCATAGAACTTCCGCCAGTAACTATTACCGCTTTTTTACCTTTTAGGGTTTTTAAGACTTCTAAAGAATTTTCTCCAAAATAAATATCTCTTGGTAAAGTAAATCTATTCATTATATATCCCTCCATTTTTAAATGTAATCGTATGTATTTTTACACATTATATTTAGCAATGCTTGTACCACTGTTTTCTATTTATACGTTATATTGTTAATAATATATCACTTACAGTATAAAGTCAACATACTAATAGTTAACTTTAGAAATTATTTACATATTGTTTATATTTCTCTATACTATATATATAAATAATAAAGAAGGCACTATAACCATATTTAAGTTATAATGCCTTCTATTATTTATTTAAAATTAATATCTTATTTTGAATAATCAAAGATACCTTTTTTAGTTTTTCTTCCAAGTAATCCGCCTCTAACATATTTTCTTAAAAGGCTATGAGCTCTGTACTTAGTATCTCCAGTCTCAGTATATAAAACATCCATGATAGCAAGACATACATCAAGACCTATAAGATCTCCGAGTGCTAGAGGTCCCATTGGATGATTAGCGCCAAGTTTCATTGCTTTATCTATATCTTCTGCAGATGCTATACCTTCTGCCATAATTCCTACAGCTTCGTTGATCATTGGAATTAATATTCTATTTACAACAAAACCAGGAGCTTCAGCAACTTCTACTGGATCCTTACCTATAGCAATTGCAATTTCTTTAACTGCATCAAAAGTTTCAGTTGATGTAGCCATTCCTTTGATTATCTCTACAAGTTTCATCATTGGAGCTGGATTAAAGAAATGCATTCCTATAACTTTATCAGGTCTCTTTGTAGCAGCTCCTACTTCAGTTATAGAAAGTGATGATGTGTTTGATGCTAAAATAGTTTCTGGTTTACAGATTGAATCAAGTTCTGCAAAAATTTCTTTCTTTATTTTCATAATTTCTACAGCTGCTTCAACTACTAAATCACAGTCTGCTGCTAATTTCATATCAGTAGTTCCTGTAACTCTTGAAAGTATTTCTTCCATTTGTGCTTCAGTTATTTTTTCTTTTTTAACTGATCTTTCTAAGTTCTTTTTAATTGTAGCAAGTCCTCTATCAACGAATTCATCTTTAATATCTCTCATTATTACTTCGCATCCATTAGCTGCAAATGTTTGAACAATACCTGCTCCCATAGTTCCAGCGCCAAGTACAAAAATCTTTTTCATAAAAACACACCCCTTAAATTTTATTATTTTAAAAATCTTATTTTAGTTACAACAAGACGTAGTATACTTTTTTAAAACTTACTTTAATGCTATTTTTTAGCATTAAAGCAAGTTTTCTTAAATTACTATTATAAAATAAACCTATTTATTTTTTAATGTATTAATCTGAGCTATCATTTCTGGAATTACTTTCAAAAAGTCTCCAGCTATTGCTACATCAGCAGCTTTCATGATAGGTGCAGTTGCATCTTTATTTATAGCTATTATGAAATCAGAATCTTGCATACCAGCTAAATGCTGAATTGCTCCTGAGATACCGCAAGCTATATATACAGTTGGTCTTACAGTTTTTCCTGTTTGACCTACTTGTACGGCTTTATCTATCCAACCATTTTCAACTGCTGCTCTTGATGCTCCTACTACACCATCTAAAGTAGCTGCAAGTTTTTCAAGCAAAGCAAAGTTTTCTTTACTTCCAACTCCACGACCACCAGATACTATAATATTAGCTTCTCCGATATCGGCTAAAACTGAAGCAACTTTTACAATATCAACAGTTTTAGTTCTGATATCTGATTCTTTTAAATTTACAGTAACTTTTTCAACTGGGCAAGTTCTAGAAGCATCTCTAGCTAATTTTTCGAAAACTCCTGGTCTAATAGTAGCCATTTGTGGTCTATGATCTGCACAAACTATAGTAGCCATTAGGTTTCCACCAAATGCTGGTCTTGTCATCATTAAATTATTGTTTTCTGTATCTATATCTAATGAAGTACAATCAGCAGTTAAACCTGTTGAAAGTCTTGCTGATATTCTTGGTCCTAAATCTCTTCCTAAATAAGTTGCTCCAACAAATATTACTCCTGGTTTTCTCTCATTTGCAAGATCACATATAACTTTTGCATATGCATCAGTTGTAAAATGACCTAGTAGTGGACTACTCGCAACTATTACCTTATCAGCTCCAAATGCTACAAGTTCGCGAGCCATATCATCTGTTTTATCGCCAAGTAGTACAGCTGTTAACTCTTCTCCTAATTTATCTGCAATTTCTCGTCCCTTACCTAAAAGTTCGAAAGAAATTTTTTGAAGTTCTCCGTCTCTTTGTTCAGCGAAGACCCATACGCCTTTGTAATCTGCTATATTCATTGATTGCTCCCTCCTACATTTTAGATAAAGTGATTTTCTTTTAATTTTGAAACTGCATATAAAGCAGCTTCAGCTGCTGGTAATTGTATTAATTCGCCTTTTCCCTTAGGTTCTTTAGTCATTGACTTTTTAACCTTTGTTGGTGAACCTTTAAGTCCGAGTATAGCTATGTCTGCTCCGATATCTGCTGCACTCCAAACTTTTACTTCTTTGTTTTGGAACATTTCAAAAATGTTTTTTATGTTCATATATCTTGGTTCATTTAATTCTTTTATAGCTGTTAAAAGAACAGGAGTTTTAACTTCGATATCTTCATATCCATCTTCCCATGCTCTTCTAACTTTTAATCCGCCCTTAATTACGTCAACTTTTTCAACGTATGTTATTTGTGCAAGATTTAAATGCTCTGCAATTTCAGGTCCAACTTGCGCTGTATCTCCATCAATTGCTTGTCTTCCAGCAAATACTACATCGTAGTCTAATTTCTTTAAAGTTGCAGCAAGTGCATGTGATGTAGCTAAAGTATCTGCTCCTGCAAATGCACGATCTGATACGAGTATTGCTTCATCAGCACCCATAGCTAAAGCTTCTCTTAATGCTTTTTCTGCTTGAGGTGGTCCCATGCTAATTACAGTCACGTGCGCACCATGTTCATCTTTTAATCTTAATGATTCTTCTAATGCATTTTTATCATCTGGATTTATTATTGATGGAACGCCTTCTCTTATAAGGGTTCCTGTTTTAGGATCTATTTTAACTTCGTTTGTATCTGGAACTTGTTTTAAACATACAACTATATTCATTTAATTTCCTCCTACTTTAATAGATTTCCAGCTATAACCATTCTTTGAACTTCTGAAGTTCCTTCATATATTTCAGTTATCTTAGCATCTCTCATCATTCTTTCTAATGGATATTCTTTAGTATATCCATATCCTCCGAAGATTTGAACAGCTTTTGTTGTAACTTCCATAGCAGTTTCTGATGCAAACAATTTTGCTCTTGCAGCTTCTACTGTATATGATAAACCAGCATCTTTATTAAATGCAGCTTTATAAACTAAAAGTTTAGCAGCTTCAATTTTAACATCAAGTTCTGCAACCATCCATTGAAGTCCTTGGAATGCTGCAAGTGGTTTTCCAAATTGTTTTCTTTCTTTCATATATTTAGTAGCTTCTTCTAGTGCTCCTTCAGCAATTCCTAGAGCTTGAGCAGCTACACCAATTCTTCCACCATCAAGAGTTTTCATTGCAATACCGAAACCTCTTCCTTCTTTTCCAAGCATGTTTTCTTTTGGAACTATACAGTTCTCAAATACAAGCTCAGTTGTTGATGATGCTCTTATTCCTAATTTATCTTCATGTTTACCTATTGAGAATCCAGGGAAATCTTTTTCAACTATAAAAGCTGTAATTCCTCTTGTTCCCTTAGTTTTATCTGTCATAGCAAAAACTACAAATGTATCTGCTACTCCACCATTTGTGATAAATATTTTTGAACCATTTAATATATAGTTATCACCATCTAAAGTTGCTGTAGTCTGTTGTCCAGACGCATCAGTACCGGCATTAGGCTCAGTTAATCCAAAAGCTCCTAATTTTTCGCCAGTTGCAAGTGGTACTAGATATTTCATTTTTTGATCTTCTGTTCCAAAAGCATCTATTGGACCTGCACATAATGATGTATGAGCTGATAAGATAACTCCTGTTGTTGCACATGCTTTTGATAATTCTTCAACAGCAATAATATATGATAAATTATTTCCACCAGCGCCACCATATTTAGTTGCTATTGGGATACCCATCATATGGTATCTAGCCATTTTTTCTACAGTTTCGCTAGGAAATCTTTCTGTAACATCTATCTCCGCAGCTAAAGGTTTAACTTCGTTTAATGCGAATTCACTTACCATCTGTTTTACAAATTCTTGTTCTTTTGTCAATGTAAAATTCATGAACCTTCCTCCTCGCTATTCTCTGAGGTAGCTAAGCTACCTATATTTTAACAGAATACTTAAATTACTTATTTTTAAAGCATTTTTCAGTTTTCTCGATAAATGCTGTCATTCCACTACTTTGGTCCTCAGTCGAGAAACATTCTCCGAATATTTCTGATTCATATGAAAGTGCTGAGTCTATGTCTAATTGCATTCCCTTATTAATTGCTGCTTTACAAAGACTTACAGCAATAGGTGCCTGTCCTGCAATTGTATTTGCAAGTGCTTTAGCTTCAACTAATAAATCTTCAAGCGCAACCACTTTATTAACAAGTCCAATTCTTAATGCTTCTTCCGCATTAATAATCTTAGCTGTGTATATTAATTCTTTAGCCATTCCAAGTCCTACAAGTCTAGAAAGTCTTTGAGTCCCTCCAAAACCAGGTGTTATTCCAAGTCCTACTTCAGGTTGACCAAATTTTGCCTTTACAGATGCTATTCTAATATCACAAGCCATAGAAAGCTCGCATCCTCCACCTAAAGCAAAACCATTTACTGCTGCGATTACTGGTTTTTCTAGTGTTTCTAATTTTCTAAACACTTTATTTCCTAAATTTCCAAATCTTCTACCACCCATTACATCAAGATCTTTCATTTCGGTGATATCAGCACCTGCAACAAATGCTTTTCCAGCTCCTGTTATAATTACTGCGTAAATCTTATCATCATTAGCAATTTCATCTATTGCTAAATCTAGCTCTTTCAATGTTTCTGAGTTTAATGCATTTAGAGCTTTTGGTCTACTAATTGTAAGTACTGCAACTTTGTCTTCCTTTTGAAGAACAATATTTTTGTATTCCATAACAATCCACTCCTTACGAATTAATCTATTCATTAACTATTTGTTAATAATATAACAAATAAACGTAAATGAATATGAGGCCATTTGCCTCAATTACATTATATATCTTTGTGATAATTATATCAACAAGAAATAATTATTTTTTATGACTATGTCCTATCATTCATTAAACAACTGAGTGTTAAGAGACTCTCACTCAAATGTACATTTTCAACAATTATTTCTTTAGGCACTTCTAAATCCACAGGTGCAAAATTCCATATGCCCTTAACCCCATTTGCCACCATCATGTCGCAAACTGTTTGAGCACTATTTTCCGAAACACAGATTACCCCTATATCTATCGGCATAGTTTTAAGAAAACCTACTAATTCATCTATGTCTTTTACTTCAACATCTCTAATTTTAAGTCCTATTAGCTTTGGATTAACATCAAAAATACCTGCCAAATTAAAAGCTAACCTTTCAAAATTGGTATAATTGGCAATAGCCTGCCCAATGTTACCAGCACCTATTATTATCATTTTATATTCTTTTGCTAGTCCCAATATGCCATTAATTTCATTTAATAATTCTTTAACATTATAACCGTATCCCTGTTGTCCAAAATCCCCAAAGCAGTTCAAGTCTTGTCTAATTTGAGATGCTGTAAAGCCAATTCTCTCGCCTAACTCTTTTGAGGATATTCTATCTACATCAGTCCTTAAAAGTTCTTTTAAATATCTATTGTATTTAGGCAATCTTCGAATAACTGCCATCGATATATTTTTTTTTCTTTCCACGACTTACACTCCTCTGTGAATATCATAAATTTCATACTATCAATCTTAACACACATTATAGGTCAATATCACATTTGTTTCAAATTTAATAGTTATTAAGCACTATTAACCATTTATGACTTTTTTATACTATCATTAAAAATTAATGTTATATATATTTGCTTTTTACTACAATAACTTTAATATAAATAGTACAATAATATATGAAGGTCTTTAATTAATATTTATTAACTTTAAGACTACGCTACAGGGAAGGTGAAAATGATGATAGTTCTAAGTTGCAAAGATATTCACAAAAGTTATGGTATAGATGTTATTTTAGACAAAATAACTTTAAGTATAAATGAAGGTGAAAGAATTGGTTTTATTGGTGCTAATGGTGCTGGCAAGTCTACACTTTTCAAAATACTTACCTCACAATTGGACCATGATACTGGTGAATTATTTATAGATAAAAATAAAAAGCTAGGTTATTTATCCCAAAATTTATCATTAGATATAACTAATACTATATACGAGGAAACACTTTTAGTATTCGACAATTTATTAAACCTCGAAAAAAATCTTAAAGCTCTGGAAATAAAAATGAGTTTACCTTATGACGCTTCAAAAGAAGACTATCAAAATAAAATAATTAAAGAATATACATTAACTTCTGAACTTTACAATAACAGAGGCGGCTACACCTATAAAGCTAAGATAAATAGAGTTCTTAAAGGCCTTGGCTTTTTAGAAGATGATTATGATAAACCAATAAACATATTAAGTGGAGGTCAAAAAACTAGAGTTGCACTCTGTAAATTATTACTTAAAAACCCTGATATACTCTTACTCGATGAGCCTACTAACCACTTAGATTTAGACGCTATAGAGTGGCTCGAAGATTACCTTAAATCTTATAAGGGCACTATGTTTATTATTTCTCATGATAGATTCTTTTTAGATACCATTACCAATAAAACTTTTGAACTTATTAATGGGCATGTAGATTGTTACAATGGAAGTTACACTAGTTTTATTGAATTAAAAAAAATAAATTTTGAAATTCAATTAAAAGCATACAATGTACAACAGTCAGAAATAAAAAGGCAAGAAGATATTATAACTAAATACAGATCCTTTAATAGAGAAAAAAGTGTAAGAGCTGCAGATAGCAGACAAAAATCCCTGGACAAAGTTGAACGAATTCATACTCCAGATAAAGATCCGCGCGAGACTAAAATGAAATTTGAAACAGAAATTAAAAGTGGTAATGATGTTCTTCATATAGAGGACCTATCAAAACGATTTGGAGATAACCTTTTGTTTGAGCATCTAAATTTAGACATAAAAAGATCAGAAAAATTTGCTCTTATTGGTGAAAACGGAAGAGGTAAAACCACCCTGTTTAAGATTATAATGGATCAAATACCAAGTGATACAGGCATAAAAATATTGGGTAAAAATATTTTTGTTGGATACTATGACCAAGAACAATCAAATTTAAATCCAGAAAAAACTATAATAGATGAAGTTTGGGATGAATTTCCAAAACTTACTACCACAGAGGTTCGTACAGCCCTGGCTGCATTTCTATTCATAGGCGAAGATGTATTTAAGGTTATATCAACTTTAAGTGGTGGAGAAAGGTGTAGGATTAATCTTCTAAAAATCATGTTATCTAAGGCAAACTTCTTATTGCTAGATGAACCAACAAATCACTTAGATATTATGTCCCGCGAGGCCTTAGAAGATTCAATACTTGGATATGACGGCACCGTTGTCGTAATATCACATGATAGATATTTCTTAAACAAGGTAATTACTAGAATACTCGAATTGAATCAAGATGGACTCAAAGAGTATTTAGGAAATTATAGTTATTATATAGAAAAGAAGAAAAATCCTTTAAGATTCAAGTTAGAAGAAGAACAAGAAGGAATGTCAAAAACTCAAATTAATTTTGATAAAAAAAAGAAGCGCGAAGAAGATAAACTTGAGAAACAAAAAAAACTAGATTTTAAAGAACTAGAAGATAAAATTGCATCGCTTGAACAAGAAATAGAAAAATTACAAAATGATCTTTGCCTTGAAGAGGTTTATTCGAGTCCAAATAGAAGTGTTGAAACAAACAATCAACTTTTAAGTGTGAAAAAAGAACTTGAAGATCTTTACGTAACATGGGAAGACTCTGCGACATAATTAGAGTAGACACAGCATATTATTAGAATTTAGTCTGATAAATATATTTCATTCAATTAAAGTGGAGGAATTCGTCTATGGAACTAAAAACAAATAAATCTATACACTCTGAAAGGTTTGATTTACAAAGGAGAGCTGTTTCGCATGTAACTACCACATCATGGCATGATATACCCCATATATCATATATATACGAGCCTGATATAACTGACTTTTACAATGAATTTAAAATACTTTTAAATAATAAAATCAATTTAGAAAACAAAATTTCTTTTAATACTATAATGCTTAAAGTTATAACAGAAGGTTTATTAAAATCACCTGACTTAAATTCATATATAGAATATAATCATAAAAAAACTGAGGGTATGACTCATATTTTTGACGAAATTAACATCTCAGTCCCTTGGCTTTTACCTAATGGTAAAATGATAACTCCAACTATACCAAGAGTTGAAAAAATGTCTTTGAATGATATTTCAGAATACATTTCAAATTTAACAAAAAGAATAGAAAATACCAATGTTAATGAAGTATTTTATAGAGCTGTAGTTGCTGACACAATTCATGAATTAAAAAGGTTTAATCTAAGTGTTATTAGAAGAATTTTGGCTTCGAAAATTGGTAGATATAGAATTAAGGGGCTTTGTGGTAAAGAAAAAGAGGACTATTACAAGATACCAGAAAATGAACGCCTGACCGAAAAGGACATTAGGGCAGGTACTGTTACAGTTTCAAATATTGGTTCGTTGTACAAAAACCAAAAGGGATTCTTCGGTTTGCTTGAAATAATACCCCCTCAAGTTTTTGCCATTGGAATTGGTTCGATTCAGGAAAAACCAGGGGTGTACTTAAATCCTAATGGAAATAAGGAAATCGGTATAAGAAAAATCCTTCCAATATGTTTGGCTTTTGACCATAGGGCGGTTGATTTTAATTCCCTTGTGCCTTTTCTAAAAAGGCTTGATGAAATATTTGCTAAACCAAATGTTATTCATAAATGGTAAACTAAGAATTTGTATTAAAAAAGATATAACGCCTATACCTTTATTTGCTATGCAAAATAAGATATAGGCATTTCTAAATTATTGCTCCTTCTAATAAAACTTTAATGTTGTCGCTATATATCTTATTAAATTGACTTATAGGAAGAGGATTTTCTCCAAGCCCCACTTCAATGGTGTAGCCTGGCCTTCTAAATTTTCCTATGAACCAATCTTTATATCCTGCATAACTGGTAATTCCAGTTGTTTCACCTAGATTATAACCACTTAATTGTGAAAATATTACTGCTATTGCTCTAGCTTCAGGGCTTGCTAAATTTTGATAATTCCAGTATATTAGTTCACCTTGAGTATGATATGCTATTACTAATCTAAAATTATTGCTTCTTGTGAAATCTGCTACAGCCTTAGACTCTGATTCTGATTCTGGCGAGGTACCTGAATATCTTGTAGGTCCTGGTCCATATATCCCATAACTCGCTTCTGCATTCTTTGATTCTTGCCACATAGCATCATAGTTATGATTAAGATCTACTCCTCGAATATTAGCACTCCAATTTTCAGAAAAATCTAAACTTCCATTATTCCACTTAATTAAATCATTGTAATACGGGTTACTTTTTTCTAGACCATTAAGAACTAAGTCCACTCCATCTGGATTAACCATGGGCATAACATATATAGTGCTTGTGCGGAATATATCACGCACATTATACCCTTCTATATCCTGACCCATCGCATAGGCCTTAGCAAAATTTTCAATAAACTTCATTAAAAGTACAGAGGTTATCCATTCAATAGCATGGTGCGCGCCATTATAAAATACTTTATTTGGTCCATTACCCAATTTTACATAATAAAGTTCTTTCCCAAGTTCACTCCTGCCAGCACTCTCAACTTCAATAAATGGATATCTAGCTTTTAATCCTTCTAAATCTTTTTTCATAATGTCATAAGTGTAATCGATATTTGTATAAACCACATCTAACGAGTAAGGAACTATAATTACATCACCAATCCTCAAACTGTTAGCATTAATTTGAGGGTTGGCTGTAATTATACTTGCAAGTGGCGTGTAATAACGTTTTGCTATAAGGTATAGAGTGTCACCTGATTTAATTCTATAAGTATCATAACCTAATAAAAATCTGTTCATAAGTTTATAAGTATCATCATCCACATCGCCTGTAGGTAATAATCCAAAATATTTCTGAAACTTTTTTACCGCATCGAAAGTTTTAGGTCCATATATTCCATCTACCACGCCAACAACATAACCTAACTTATTAAGTAATGCTTGTATTTCTGATACCCCTGTTCCTTTTGAACCTATTTTTAGGGTTTGCAAATTTACCCTCCTAAAATTACTTATGATACCATTTTATTCGGTTTTCCAAAAACTGTTACAACTTTATACAGTAAATAAAGAAAATAATAAGCCTAAAGATTTACTCTCTAAGCTTATTTTGATTTTTATTATTTTCGTTTTGCCTTATTAACTTCCTTTATTTTACCTACTATATGTTCATAACCATTTTCAGAGTGTGGTATCAAACAAGATGAGCAATCTTTAATTCCCTTTACAAATTTTCCATTTCCACCACAGTCCTCAAGAAAATACAGGGGACAATAACAAAATAGGCAATTAAATTTTTCATCATTTTTAACCTCATGGCACGGAAAATATTCGCATTCTTTATTTCTAAAAAACTTATAATTATTATCCATATTTAATACTCCTTACCCCATTAATTGATAAATACCTTGTCCTAAATAAGTTAATAATATAATTATTAACATTGATAACACCACTTGAAGTGGACCTTTCTTTAGCGAAAAAGAAAAGTTTGTTTTATGTTTTTTGTAAACTACATTTTTTTTACTACCTAAAGTATCACCTTTATGTAGTACCTTAGGATGAGGATACATAATTTCACTTTTTAAGTATGCAGCTATGCTTATAATTAAAATAAATATTGATAGAATTTTTGTAATAGAGAAAAAGTTCAACTTCATAGCATAGGCTATAAATATAGATATTGGTATAATACAACCTAGTAACATAACTAATTTGCCAACTATTAATTCTGGTATTGTCTTTACATGGATTTTTGTTTTCTGAGGCCTATAAGAATTTTCCTTTTTCATAATAACCCTTCTTCCATATTTTTTTATAAACATAAGGTCATTATACCAAATTTTCAAATGTTTGTTAACAGAATTTTAATAAATTTCATAAATATTAACTATATTTTACTAATTCCTATATTCGTTTCAAGTCTTAAAAGGCTACCATATTATATATATCTATCTCTTCTAATACTGTTTGATCTGAAATAATCTCTTTAGGAAATTGTTTAGCTAAAGTTTGCCTAAACTCTTTAAGCTGAACTGCCGTAAGTTCTTTTTGCTTTGGCAATGTATTTTCTACTTTAATAAGCTTTCCATCATTTAACTTATATATGAATTTATCTTCAATAATACTTAAATTATTTTCATCATCAAACTTCAATTTCCCGGCGATATCACCACTTATTACTATCCTCTTTAGATCATTTATAGCATTTCCGTTACTACTAATTTGGCCTAAGTTAATATATGCGCTTGATTTACCATTTAAGCTTTTTTCACCTGTCACCGAACTTCTAAATGCAATCACTTTGCCATCATTAGAAATTACACCATCAAGTATTTGTTCCTTATCATTGTTAATTTCAAAAATTTGCTTACCATTAATATATAAATTAGCTCTTGGCTGAGGAAATATGTGAGGCGTATTACTATAAAGAATATTTTTTTTACCTAAATTAACATCCCGCATGGTACCAACACAGGAAATTAACTCCGCTTTGCTTTTTATATTATATACGCTATAACCTGAAACTGATGGATTAATATGCCCAGTAACCAAAATATCTTCATTATCTATCCATTTGAGCTCAACAATTTGTTGTACATTTTTATTGTTAATAACAATATCTGTTAGTTTTTCAGCTTTAATATCATAAACAATTACATGTGGTGGATATATAGGTTCCCCTTCATTAAAATACCTAAATACTATTTTTGTTTTATCTGGAGAAAGTTGTAACAAATCTTTCGATTTTGTAATATCTCCGAGAGACTTAATTTGTTTACTTATTTCATCATAAAGGTATACATTATTACCTTTTTCAAATGCTATCTTCGTTAACTTAATATTCTTTATGTTTTGATCTTTACCATTATTGTTCGTGCTTTTATTAGATGTATTATCTTTATTTTCATTGTTTTTTTTAATTCTATTTGAACATGACACCACTGCAAATATACTTAGAAATAAACAAATTGATATAATTAGTAGCTTAAACAAAGTTTTGGTTATTTTGGGGTGGGTCGTCATAATATTGCTCCTCATTTAAATTCGTAAGAATAATCGTTATTTTAAATCATTGAAACTCAGATAATTATACTCTACTTATATTATTGTATCAACTGGGAAAATTTGTTTATACGCTTGTTATTTATTATTATATTCATTGATTTTTTTGGTATACATAATGACTTAAATTTATTTATTTAAATATTTTTTATAATCTTGCTTACATATTTCACCTGTTATAAAGAATGATTTTTAAAATATAATCTACACAATATTAATTAAATGAATATACTATAATATAACAATATTAAAATGAGGTATTATATGAAAAAACTAGAAGAGTACAGCCCTACGGAATTAGCAACACTCGCAACAATACTAGGGATTATTATTGCTTCTAAGTTTGATGTTGACCAACAAGGTGTAGTCGCCAATTTTTTATTTGGTGTGGCTCAGAGCATATTTATAATTGCAGCTCAAATTTCTAATCTTAACGCAAAAGAAGAAGCCCAAAATACTAGTAATGCGAATACCAATTCAAGTAATACGAATAAGGATTTGCAAAAACAGATAGATGAACTTAAGAATCTTATAAAGAAATTCGGAGATAATAATATTTGTTAACAAATATACTAAATTAGCTCAATTAAACATAGACTGTATTTATGAATTATTAATGTTATA
This window of the Clostridium estertheticum genome carries:
- a CDS encoding M14 family metallopeptidase; this encodes MQTLKIGSKGTGVSEIQALLNKLGYVVGVVDGIYGPKTFDAVKKFQKYFGLLPTGDVDDDTYKLMNRFLLGYDTYRIKSGDTLYLIAKRYYTPLASIITANPQINANSLRIGDVIIVPYSLDVVYTNIDYTYDIMKKDLEGLKARYPFIEVESAGRSELGKELYYVKLGNGPNKVFYNGAHHAIEWITSVLLMKFIENFAKAYAMGQDIEGYNVRDIFRTSTIYVMPMVNPDGVDLVLNGLEKSNPYYNDLIKWNNGSLDFSENWSANIRGVDLNHNYDAMWQESKNAEASYGIYGPGPTRYSGTSPESESESKAVADFTRSNNFRLVIAYHTQGELIYWNYQNLASPEARAIAVIFSQLSGYNLGETTGITSYAGYKDWFIGKFRRPGYTIEVGLGENPLPISQFNKIYSDNIKVLLEGAII
- a CDS encoding 2-oxo acid dehydrogenase subunit E2; this encodes MELKTNKSIHSERFDLQRRAVSHVTTTSWHDIPHISYIYEPDITDFYNEFKILLNNKINLENKISFNTIMLKVITEGLLKSPDLNSYIEYNHKKTEGMTHIFDEINISVPWLLPNGKMITPTIPRVEKMSLNDISEYISNLTKRIENTNVNEVFYRAVVADTIHELKRFNLSVIRRILASKIGRYRIKGLCGKEKEDYYKIPENERLTEKDIRAGTVTVSNIGSLYKNQKGFFGLLEIIPPQVFAIGIGSIQEKPGVYLNPNGNKEIGIRKILPICLAFDHRAVDFNSLVPFLKRLDEIFAKPNVIHKW
- a CDS encoding cysteine-rich small domain-containing protein, which translates into the protein MDNNYKFFRNKECEYFPCHEVKNDEKFNCLFCYCPLYFLEDCGGNGKFVKGIKDCSSCLIPHSENGYEHIVGKIKEVNKAKRK